One Ctenopharyngodon idella isolate HZGC_01 chromosome 9, HZGC01, whole genome shotgun sequence DNA window includes the following coding sequences:
- the hnmt gene encoding histamine N-methyltransferase isoform X3 codes for MLTQLHLKHPHVKVNNEVVEPSIDMLHKYKVRVSTTPGLDHINFAWNKMTASEFEKHWQEKNPGKKMDFIHMIQMLYYVKDPEATVSFFRSLLKKDGKLLIILVSGESGWGKLWATFKEQLCNTEISQCVTTGDIKTFFDSEGIPYHNYELVSQMDITECFTEGDPEGELLLDFLTEVIEFSKNAPEDLKKGVLGLLRHPDCSKEVDGRIIFNNNLGVLVVEP; via the exons ATGCTCACTCAGCTTCACCTGAAACATCCACATGTCAAAGTCAACAATGAAGTGGTGGAACCAAGCATTGACATGCTGCACAAGTATAAAG TTCGGGTGTCAACCACTCCAGGTCTTGATCACATTAACTTTGCATGGAATAAGATGACAGCGTCTGAGTTTGAAAAACACTGGCAAGAGAAAAACCCTGGGAAAAAGATGGACTTCATTCACATGATACAG ATGCTGTACTATGTCAAAGATCCAGAGGCCACTGTCTCATTTTTTCGGAGTCTGCTAAAGAAAGATGGGAAACTCTTGATCATTCTGGTGTCAG GTGAGAGTGGATGGGGCAAATTATGGGCGACCTTTAAAGAACAGCTCTGTAACACTGAGATCAGCCAGTGTGTCACTACAGGAGATATAAAGACCTTCTTCGATTCTGAGGGCATCCCCTACCATAACTATGAGCTTGTGTCCCAGATGGACATCACAGAGTGCTTCACTGAGGGAGACCCGGAGGGAGAACTACTGCTGGATTTCCTTACCGAGGTGATAGAGTTCAGTAAGAATGCTCCTGAAGACCTCAAGAAAGGAGTGCTGGGCTTACTAAGACATCCTGACTGCAGTAAAGAGGTGGACGGCAGGATCATATTCAACAACAACCTGGGAGTATTAGTGGTTGAGCCATAg
- the hnmt gene encoding histamine N-methyltransferase isoform X2, whose amino-acid sequence MKTMAAPFRSLVDDYPRYLKSFELFLERSSEHQCMQDFIHNILPDILASIGGGRPIFNVLGVGSGAGEIDLEMLTQLHLKHPHVKVNNEVVEPSIDMLHKYKVRVSTTPGLDHINFAWNKMTASEFEKHWQEKNPGKKMDFIHMIQMLYYVKDPEATVSFFRSLLKKDGKLLIILVSGESGWGKLWATFKEQLCNTEISQCVTTGDIKTFFDSEGIPYHNYELVSQMDITECFTEGDPEGELLLDFLTEVIEFSKNAPEDLKKGVLGLLRHPDCSKEVDGRIIFNNNLGVLVVEP is encoded by the exons ATGAAAACCATGGCAGCACCATTCAGATCACTTGTGGATGATTATCCGAGATACCTCAAATCGTTCGAGCTCTTTCTGGAGCGCTCATCAGAGCACCAGTGCATGCAGGACTTCATTCATAATATACTACCAGACATACTGGCAAG CATTGGAGGAGGAAGACCCATTTTCAATGTACTAGGAGTAGGGAGTGGAGCGG GTGAGATTGATCTAGAGATGCTCACTCAGCTTCACCTGAAACATCCACATGTCAAAGTCAACAATGAAGTGGTGGAACCAAGCATTGACATGCTGCACAAGTATAAAG TTCGGGTGTCAACCACTCCAGGTCTTGATCACATTAACTTTGCATGGAATAAGATGACAGCGTCTGAGTTTGAAAAACACTGGCAAGAGAAAAACCCTGGGAAAAAGATGGACTTCATTCACATGATACAG ATGCTGTACTATGTCAAAGATCCAGAGGCCACTGTCTCATTTTTTCGGAGTCTGCTAAAGAAAGATGGGAAACTCTTGATCATTCTGGTGTCAG GTGAGAGTGGATGGGGCAAATTATGGGCGACCTTTAAAGAACAGCTCTGTAACACTGAGATCAGCCAGTGTGTCACTACAGGAGATATAAAGACCTTCTTCGATTCTGAGGGCATCCCCTACCATAACTATGAGCTTGTGTCCCAGATGGACATCACAGAGTGCTTCACTGAGGGAGACCCGGAGGGAGAACTACTGCTGGATTTCCTTACCGAGGTGATAGAGTTCAGTAAGAATGCTCCTGAAGACCTCAAGAAAGGAGTGCTGGGCTTACTAAGACATCCTGACTGCAGTAAAGAGGTGGACGGCAGGATCATATTCAACAACAACCTGGGAGTATTAGTGGTTGAGCCATAg
- the hnmt gene encoding histamine N-methyltransferase isoform X1 produces MFQPMKTMAAPFRSLVDDYPRYLKSFELFLERSSEHQCMQDFIHNILPDILASIGGGRPIFNVLGVGSGAGEIDLEMLTQLHLKHPHVKVNNEVVEPSIDMLHKYKVRVSTTPGLDHINFAWNKMTASEFEKHWQEKNPGKKMDFIHMIQMLYYVKDPEATVSFFRSLLKKDGKLLIILVSGESGWGKLWATFKEQLCNTEISQCVTTGDIKTFFDSEGIPYHNYELVSQMDITECFTEGDPEGELLLDFLTEVIEFSKNAPEDLKKGVLGLLRHPDCSKEVDGRIIFNNNLGVLVVEP; encoded by the exons ATGTTTCAGCCAATGAAAACCATGGCAGCACCATTCAGATCACTTGTGGATGATTATCCGAGATACCTCAAATCGTTCGAGCTCTTTCTGGAGCGCTCATCAGAGCACCAGTGCATGCAGGACTTCATTCATAATATACTACCAGACATACTGGCAAG CATTGGAGGAGGAAGACCCATTTTCAATGTACTAGGAGTAGGGAGTGGAGCGG GTGAGATTGATCTAGAGATGCTCACTCAGCTTCACCTGAAACATCCACATGTCAAAGTCAACAATGAAGTGGTGGAACCAAGCATTGACATGCTGCACAAGTATAAAG TTCGGGTGTCAACCACTCCAGGTCTTGATCACATTAACTTTGCATGGAATAAGATGACAGCGTCTGAGTTTGAAAAACACTGGCAAGAGAAAAACCCTGGGAAAAAGATGGACTTCATTCACATGATACAG ATGCTGTACTATGTCAAAGATCCAGAGGCCACTGTCTCATTTTTTCGGAGTCTGCTAAAGAAAGATGGGAAACTCTTGATCATTCTGGTGTCAG GTGAGAGTGGATGGGGCAAATTATGGGCGACCTTTAAAGAACAGCTCTGTAACACTGAGATCAGCCAGTGTGTCACTACAGGAGATATAAAGACCTTCTTCGATTCTGAGGGCATCCCCTACCATAACTATGAGCTTGTGTCCCAGATGGACATCACAGAGTGCTTCACTGAGGGAGACCCGGAGGGAGAACTACTGCTGGATTTCCTTACCGAGGTGATAGAGTTCAGTAAGAATGCTCCTGAAGACCTCAAGAAAGGAGTGCTGGGCTTACTAAGACATCCTGACTGCAGTAAAGAGGTGGACGGCAGGATCATATTCAACAACAACCTGGGAGTATTAGTGGTTGAGCCATAg